CGAAGAAGCCGCCGAGCGGCCGGAGTGCGGCGAGTTCGGAGTCGAGGTCCACGAAGAGCAGTAGTACCAAGGTCAGGAGGGCTGTCCCTCAGGGGATCCACCCCGCCGTCACCCACCCTGGGTAGGACGGCGGGGCGGTCGTACTCCATCGGCAGTAGGACTCATTGCCTGCTCAGGTACGACGACGGGAAGAACTTTTCACGGCATCGTGTTGGCTATGGAAGCCGACCGTTCGTCGCACCGGGGTCACCGCCCCCGCCTCACGCAGAGGAGCAGTAGATGAGTGCCCTCGCGTTGTCCGTGCTGCTGTCACTCGTCTCCGCCGTCGCCTACGCGGCCGGAGCGATCGTGCAGGAGCGCGTCGCGGTGTCCTCCCCCGGTCAGCAGTACGCGCCGCTGCGCCGGCCGATCTGGTGGGCGGCAGTGGCACTGAACGGTCTCGGCGGACTGCTGCACGTGGTGGCACTCGCCTACGGCCCGCTGAGCCTGGTCCAGCCGCTGGGCGCGCTGACCATCGTGTTCGCCCTGCCCATGGCGGCGCTGTTCGTGGGCCGCAAGGCCGGAGCGACCGCGTGGCGGGGCGCGATCATGGCGACGGTGGGCCTGGCCGGTCTGCTGTCGCTGGTGGGCGCGTCCGACGCGCAGTCGCTGGACACCGCCCAGCGGGTGCTAGTCGCCCTGGTCACCACGGGTGCGGTCGTCGCCCTGATGATCGCGGGCCGGGCCGCGCACCGGCACCCCGCCGTGCGCAGCATCCTGCTCGCGACCGCGTCCGGCATAGCCTTCGGCATGTCCTCGGTGTTCACGAAGACGGTCGCCGTCGACTGGACCGGCGGGGTCTCCGCGTCCGACCTGCCGTCCCTGGCCGTCATAGGCGTGCTGGCCACGGCCGGCATGCTGCTGTCGCAGGCCTCCTACCGCGGTGCCGGGCTCGCGGCGCCGCTGGCCACGCTCACGGTCGTGAACCCCGTGGTGGCGGCCGCGGTGGGCCTCACGATGTTCGGCGAAACCTTCCGCTACGGCAGCGCGGGCACCGCGCTCGCGCTGAGCTGCGGTGTGGTCGCGGCGGGCGGCCTGATCCTCCTCACCACGGAGCGGATCGAGCGTACGCACGCCGAGCCCGTGCCGCCGCTGCCGGAAGCGGTGCCTGCCGCGGAGCTGGTCGTACCGCTGCCCGAGCAGCCGGTGAGTGCCGTGCGGGAGGAGGTCCTCGTTCCGGCCCCGACGCCGGCGCCGGTCCCGGAGGTCCTCGTTCCGGCTCCATCGGTGGTACCGGTCCAGACGGTCGCCCTCGTCCCGGCGGCCGTCCCGCCCGCACCGCCGGTCCAGGAGGACGTCCCCGAGGACCGGGAGCCGCCGGAGGCCGCGCCTGCGCACCTCCACGGCCTCATCTACGGCGGCCTGTACGTCCCCGTCCTCGGCCGGCACCGCTCACGCGTCAGATCCTGACGCCGCCGGCCCTCAGGTAGGCCACCGGGTCGATGTCCGTACCGAAGCCGGGCCCCGTCCGCACCTCGAAGTGCAGATGCGGGCCCGAGCTGTTGCCGGTGCTTCCCGAGCGGCCGATGCGCTGCCCGGCGCCCACCGTCTGCCCGGACTTCACCGAGATCGCCGACAGGTGGGCGTACTGGCTGTAGCGGCCGTCGGAGTGCCGGACCACCACCTGATAGCCGAAGGAGCCGCCCCACCCGGCGGTGACGACCTTGCCCGCCGCGACCGACTTCACGGAGGTACCGGTGGGCACGGGGAAGTCGACGCCGGTGTGGTAGCCCTTCGACCAGGACGAACCTGCCTTGTGGTACGGCGTGCCGGTGGCGGCGCTGACCGGGGCGACCAGGGTGTTGCTCTTCGTGGCCTTCTTTTCGGCCTTCTCGGTTTTTTCCGCCTTCTCTGCCTTTTCTGCCTTTTCGGTTTTTTCGGTGCCGGTGCCGGTGCCAGGCTTCTTGGTGGCGGACTTGCCCTTGGCCTGCGTGGGCGTCGTGGCGGAGGCGTCCTGGGCGCGCAGCTTCAGTCGCTGGCCGGGCAGGATCAGGTCGGGGTCCGGACCGATGGTCTGCCGGTTGGCCGCGTAGAGTCCCCGCCAACCGCCCCGGACGCGCTCGGCGTCGGCGATACCGGAGAGCGAGTCGCCGCGCACCACCGTGTACATCTCGGCCTTCCCGGCCCGGGATTGCGGCGTGGTCTGCGGCTGCACGTCCTGTACGGAGGTGCCGCCCGTGTTCTTCGTGCTCTTCTTGGTGCTCTTCTTGGCGGTGTCCTCGGAGGCGCCTGCGGGCTGGATGTCCGGGGTGTCGCCGCCCCGGGTCAGCCCGGCGCGCACCGAGCACACCGGCCAGGCGCCGGGCCCCTGCCCGTCCAGCACCTTCTCCGCCACGGCGATCTGCTGGTCCTTGGTGGCCAGGTCCGCCCGCGGCGCGTACCGCGTGCCGCCGTACGCCTCCCAGGTGGACTGACTGAACTGCAGTCCGCCGTAGTAGCCGTTGCCGGTGTTGATGTCCCAGTCGTTGGTCGACTCGCAAGCGGCGACCTTGTTCCAGGTCTCCACGTCGGCGGCCTGGGCGGCGCCGGTACCGATGAGCGGGATCGCCATACCGGCGCCGCCCGCGGTGACGGTGAGTGAGGCGCGGTTGATCCTGTTCGGCTGATACCGGCGGTGCCGGCCGCGCACGGCCATGGAAAGCCCCCCTCGACATGCGTCAGGAGGGGCAAAAGTAAGCGCCGCGAACAGGCCATGACAAGACAGCAATCGGCCGCTTGGTCACGCCAAGTGGCGCGTATGGAACGCTCCTTGGCCTGATCGGGCGGCGCTCCTCGGCTTGATCGGGGGCGCTCCTCGGCCTGTTCGGGGCGGCTCGCGCTGAGGCGCACGGCCCCTTCCGTGCGTACTCACCCCCGTCGGGTCCGGGTGCGCGACGGGCGTACCGGCACGTCAGGATGGTCCAGGGAGTCCGGGGAGCAATACTGGCGGGCAGCACGACGTTATGCAGGACTCACGACGTTATGCAGGACCTACGCGATCTACCGGATCTTCTGGATCTTTAGGAGCAGGCGGTATGAGCACAACAGCCCAGATCGGCGTCACGGGGCTCGCGGTCATGGGCCGCAACCTCGCCCGCAACTTCGCGCGCAACGGCTACACCGTCGCGGTGCACAACCGGACGGCGTCGCGGACGCACGCCCTGGTGGAGGAGTTCGGGAGCGAGGGCGACTTCATCGCGGCCGAGACCGCAAAGGATTTCGTGGCGGCGCTGGAGCGGCCGCGCCGCCTGGTCGTCATGGTGAAGGCCGGTGAACCGACCGACGCGGTGATCGAGGAGTTCGCGCCGCTGCTGGAGCCCGGCGACATGATCATCGACGGGGGCAACGCGCACTTCGCGGACACCCGGCGCCGCGAGCGCGAACTGCGCGAACGGGGCATCCACTTCGTCGGCATGGGCGTCTCGGGCGGCGAGGAGGGCGCGCTGCACGGGCCGAGCATCATGCCGGGCGGTCCCGTCGAGTCGTACGACTCGCTCGGGCCGATGCTGGAGAAGATCTCCGCCAAGGCGGCGGACGGGACGCCGTGTGTGACGCACGTCGGTCCGGACGGTGCCGGGCACTTCGTGAAGATGGTGCACAACGGCATCGAGTACGCCGACATGCAGCTGATCGGTGAGGCGTACCAGCTGCTGCGGGACGTCGCCGGGTACACGCCCGCCCAGATCGCGGACATCTTCCGCACCTGGAACACGGGCCGGCTCGACTCGTACCTGATCGAGATCACGGCAGAGGTGCTGTCGCACGTGGACGCGGCGACCGGCAAGCCGTTCGTGGACGTGGTGGTGGACCAGGCGGAGCAGAAGGGCACGGGCCGCTGGACCGTCCAGATCGCCCTCGACCTGGGCGTGCCGGTGTCCGGGATCGCGGAGGCGGTCTTCGCCCGCTCCCTGTCCGGGCACGCGGCCCTGCGGGAGGCCTCGCGCGGGCTGGCCGGGCCGAAGGCCCTGCCGCTGACCGAGACCGAGGCCGGTGCCTTCGCCGACCGGGTGGAGCAGGCGCTGTACGCCTCGAAGATCGTGTCGTACACGCAGGGCTTCCACGAGATCGCCGCGGGCAGCGAGGAGTACGGCTGGGACATCGACCTGGGCGCCGTCTCCGCGATCTGGCGCGGCGGCTGCATCATCCGCGCGGCCTTCCTGGACCGCATCCGCGCCGCGTACGACACCCGGCCGGATCTGCCGAGCCTGCTGTCCGACGAGACGTTCGCGCAGGAGATCGCGGCGGCGCAGGACGACTGGCGCGAGGTCCTGATCGCGGCCACCCGCCAGGGCGTCCCGACCCCGGGCTTCGCAGCGGCCCTCGCGTACTACGACGCCCTGCGCGCCGAGCGGCTGCCCGCCGCGCTGACGCAGGGACAGCGCGACTTCTTCGGCGCACACACCTATCGGCGGACCGACCGGGACGGCTCGTTCCACACGCTGTGGGGTGGGGACCGGTCGGAGGTTTCCGCGTAGGCGGGGACACGGCGCCGGCTCAGGAGCTTGACGCGGCGGTGGGCGACCTTGGTCGTCCACCGCCGTTGTGTCGCGGTGCAGCGGCACGGACCCGGCGAGCGGCCCGGCTCTCAGGCGGGCCCGGCTGCCCGCCTCAGGACAGCGGAGGTCCCGGTTCCGGGTTCGGGACCGGCTCCGGGCCCGGTGGGATCGGGGACGGGGAGGGCTCGGGGCCCGGTGGGATCGGGGACGGGGAGGGCTCGGGGGTCGGGCGCGGACCCGGAGGCGGGGACGGCGTCGGCTGTGGCGGCGGCGTCGGCTCCGGTGGGGGTTCCGGGGTCGGGACCGGGTCGGGGTGCGGCTGCGGACGCTGGGGATCCGGGTCCGGTGCGGGCCCCGGCCCGGGTCCCGGCGTGGGTCCGGGCTGAACAGGGTCGGGGTAGGGGTTCGTCATGACGTCCTCCGGCCAGTCGGTCGACGTAGGCTCTGGACTACTCCCACGCGTACCCGACGGCGGCCCCAGCACTCACTCCCCCGCGTGAACCGCCTGGCCCGGGTGGGCTTGTCGGCGTGCCGCGTCCGCGGTACGGCGCCCGCCTCCTCGATCAGGGACACGGCCGGCTCAGCAGTCGTACGGCTGTCAGAACCGGTCAGGATGCTCCGCGAGCCAGTCCTTCGCCGCCCGCAGCAGCTCCGGGTCGGCCGCCGGGGCCTCGGCGGGGTGGCGCTCGGCCCACTTGACGACGTACGGGCACAGCGGCGCCACGGCGATGCCCTCGCGTTCGGCCGTTGCGTACAGCTCGCGCGCCAGCGAGCCCGCGATGCCCTTCCCCTCGTGGGCCGGTTCGACGATCGTGTGCACGGGGACGAGCGCGCCCTCGGGTGATGCCAGGACGAAGTACTCGATGCGGCCGACGACTTCGCCGCCGCCGATCGCCTCCAGGCGGCCCGCCGCCCGGTCGTCGCGGATCTCGATGTCGCTGTCACTCATGGGCACGCTCCTGATCCGTACGCACGAGGTCGGTGGTCAGGTGTCAGGGCTCAGGGGTCAGGCCGGCACCGACTGCGGGCTGCGCTGCTGGTCCGAGCCCGGCACCGGCTCGGACGGGTCGGCGCCCAGGGCCACGATGCGGTTGCCGTGGTCGACGTGCACGACCCGCGGCTTCAGCGCCCGTGCCTCGGCGTCGGTCACCTGCGCGTAACTGACGATGATCACCAGATCGCCGGGGTGGACGAGGTGGGCCGCGGCGCCGTTGATCCCGACGACACCCGAGCCCCGCTCGCCCTCGATGACGTACGTCTCCAGGCGGGCGCCGTTGGTGATGTCCACGATGTGCACGAGCTCGCCGGGCAGCAGGTCGGCGGCGTCGAGCAGGTCGGCGTCGATGGTCACCGATCCCACGTAGTGCAGGTCGGCCTGGGTGACGGTGGCGCGGTGGATCTTGGACTTGAACAGAGTACGCAGCATTCAGCACTCCCTGAATTCGCTCCCTGCCTGCTTTTTGCAGGTCAAGGGCTGTTTGCTCACCCTACAACGGCTCGCTCTCCGGTCAATACCAACCACTCATAGTCGGATTCGTGGGCTGCGCTCCCCGCGCCAAACACGGGTCCCGATCCATCCTCACCTGGCATTATGAGGGGCGAACGGAGATCCACCCGTTCTGTGTCGCAGTGGGGGCGAGAGGTAGTGCCACATCAGAATGACGATCTGCAGGCCCTTCACCAGCAGGGCTGGGAGGCCGCGTGTTCTCTCCACCGGCACCTGAGCAGCGGAGGACAGTTGGCCCCGATCGCCACTCCAGGCGTGCTGCTCGAAGCGGGTGAGATCGCATACGGTGACGTATCGGCGCACTACGCGCGCTTTTATGCCACGAACGTGACCTACAACCAGCGCTCGGGCTTCTACTTCGGGTCACCGATGTTCGTCGCCGCCGGGCTGGTCGGGGACGCGGTCGTCAACAACAGCGCCCGCAACCGGGCGCAGGCGATGGCTCAGGCGCAATGGCGCGACTTCTCCCCCTGCCGCGCGATCCTCACCGACCGTCGCATGCTGCTGCACGTCGCTGCCGAGAACCGTTGGGTGACGCTGCGGCACCACGAGATCATCAGCTTTCTCCCCGTGATCGACCAGTGGGCGCTGTTCACCGACTACCAGCAGTGGGAGCCGATGCGGTTGGCCGGGCCGACCGTGCCATGGTTCACCGCCGCGACGATCTCCGTGCTCAACCGGGGCCGGTCCGAGTACCAGCAGCTTCCTCCACTGCCTCTGCCGGACTGATCCCCGCATTGTCCAGAACCTGGACACTTACGCTCTGTTGGTCACTTGCTGCGCTGCAGCGTTCCGG
The nucleotide sequence above comes from Streptomyces sp. NL15-2K. Encoded proteins:
- a CDS encoding DMT family transporter — protein: MSALALSVLLSLVSAVAYAAGAIVQERVAVSSPGQQYAPLRRPIWWAAVALNGLGGLLHVVALAYGPLSLVQPLGALTIVFALPMAALFVGRKAGATAWRGAIMATVGLAGLLSLVGASDAQSLDTAQRVLVALVTTGAVVALMIAGRAAHRHPAVRSILLATASGIAFGMSSVFTKTVAVDWTGGVSASDLPSLAVIGVLATAGMLLSQASYRGAGLAAPLATLTVVNPVVAAAVGLTMFGETFRYGSAGTALALSCGVVAAGGLILLTTERIERTHAEPVPPLPEAVPAAELVVPLPEQPVSAVREEVLVPAPTPAPVPEVLVPAPSVVPVQTVALVPAAVPPAPPVQEDVPEDREPPEAAPAHLHGLIYGGLYVPVLGRHRSRVRS
- a CDS encoding transglycosylase family protein, which produces MAVRGRHRRYQPNRINRASLTVTAGGAGMAIPLIGTGAAQAADVETWNKVAACESTNDWDINTGNGYYGGLQFSQSTWEAYGGTRYAPRADLATKDQQIAVAEKVLDGQGPGAWPVCSVRAGLTRGGDTPDIQPAGASEDTAKKSTKKSTKNTGGTSVQDVQPQTTPQSRAGKAEMYTVVRGDSLSGIADAERVRGGWRGLYAANRQTIGPDPDLILPGQRLKLRAQDASATTPTQAKGKSATKKPGTGTGTEKTEKAEKAEKAEKTEKAEKKATKSNTLVAPVSAATGTPYHKAGSSWSKGYHTGVDFPVPTGTSVKSVAAGKVVTAGWGGSFGYQVVVRHSDGRYSQYAHLSAISVKSGQTVGAGQRIGRSGSTGNSSGPHLHFEVRTGPGFGTDIDPVAYLRAGGVRI
- the gndA gene encoding NADP-dependent phosphogluconate dehydrogenase is translated as MSTTAQIGVTGLAVMGRNLARNFARNGYTVAVHNRTASRTHALVEEFGSEGDFIAAETAKDFVAALERPRRLVVMVKAGEPTDAVIEEFAPLLEPGDMIIDGGNAHFADTRRRERELRERGIHFVGMGVSGGEEGALHGPSIMPGGPVESYDSLGPMLEKISAKAADGTPCVTHVGPDGAGHFVKMVHNGIEYADMQLIGEAYQLLRDVAGYTPAQIADIFRTWNTGRLDSYLIEITAEVLSHVDAATGKPFVDVVVDQAEQKGTGRWTVQIALDLGVPVSGIAEAVFARSLSGHAALREASRGLAGPKALPLTETEAGAFADRVEQALYASKIVSYTQGFHEIAAGSEEYGWDIDLGAVSAIWRGGCIIRAAFLDRIRAAYDTRPDLPSLLSDETFAQEIAAAQDDWREVLIAATRQGVPTPGFAAALAYYDALRAERLPAALTQGQRDFFGAHTYRRTDRDGSFHTLWGGDRSEVSA
- a CDS encoding GNAT family N-acetyltransferase, translating into MSDSDIEIRDDRAAGRLEAIGGGEVVGRIEYFVLASPEGALVPVHTIVEPAHEGKGIAGSLARELYATAEREGIAVAPLCPYVVKWAERHPAEAPAADPELLRAAKDWLAEHPDRF
- the panD gene encoding aspartate 1-decarboxylase, which encodes MLRTLFKSKIHRATVTQADLHYVGSVTIDADLLDAADLLPGELVHIVDITNGARLETYVIEGERGSGVVGINGAAAHLVHPGDLVIIVSYAQVTDAEARALKPRVVHVDHGNRIVALGADPSEPVPGSDQQRSPQSVPA